A window from Lagopus muta isolate bLagMut1 chromosome 5, bLagMut1 primary, whole genome shotgun sequence encodes these proteins:
- the LPAR3 gene encoding lysophosphatidic acid receptor 3, with protein sequence MNECYYDKSMDFFYNRTNTHTADEWTGPPLIGVLCFGTFFCLFIFISNSLVIAAVVKNKRFHFPFYYLLANLAAADFFAGIAYVFLMFHTGPVSKTLTVNRWFLRQGLLDTSLTASLVNLLVIAVERHMSIMRMKIHSNLTKKRVTFLIISIWAIAIFMGAVPTLGWNCLCDISACSSLAPIYSRSYLVFWSVLNLVVFFIMVVVYIRIYMYVQRKTNVLSSHTSGSISRRRTPVKLMKTVMTLLGAFVVCWTPGLVVLLLDGLNCTNCGVQNVKRWFLLLALLNSVMNPVIYSYKDDEMWGTMKRMLCCSSDDRNQERRSSRIPSTVLGRSTDTTGQYIEDGIIQGTICGKGDLSENGNS encoded by the exons ATGAATGAATGTTACTATGATAAGAGCATGGACTTCTTTTATAATAGGACAAACACTCACACAGCAGATGAGTGGACAGGGCCACCACTGATTGGTGTTCTGTGTTTTGGGACATTTTTTTgcctcttcattttcatttcgAATTCACTGGTCATAGCAGCTGTGGTCAAGAACAAGAggtttcattttccattttactaTCTGTTGGCCAATTTAGCTGCTGCAGACTTTTTTGCTGGGATTGCTTATGTCTTCTTGATGTTCCACACTGGTCCTGTGTCTAAGACATTAACTGTTAACCGCTGGTTTCTGCGTCAGGGTCTTCTGGACACGAGCCTGACGGCTTCCCTGGTGAATCTCCTCGTCATAGCAGTTGAGCGGCACATGTCAATCATGCGGATGAAGATCCACAGTAATCTCACGAAGAAGAGAGTCACCTTCTTAATTATATCTATTTGGGCCATTGCCATTTTCATGGGTGCCGTTCCTACCTTGGGTTGGAACTGCCTCTGTGACATTTCTGCCTGCTCTTCGCTGGCACCTATTTACAGTAGAAGTTACTTGGTGTTCTGGAGTGTCCTAAACcttgttgttttcttcattatgGTGGTGGTGTACATAAGAATCTACATGTATGTCCAGCGGAAAACTAATGTCTTGTCATCGCACACTAGTGGATCTATTAGCCGCAGGAGGACCCCTGTGAAGCTTATGAAGACCGTCATGACTCTTTTAG GTGCATTTGTTGTCTGCTGGACTCCTGGCCTGGTTGTCTTGCTGCTCGATGGCCTGAACTGCACCAACTGTGGGGTTCAGAATGTGAAAAGGTGGTTTCTTCTCCTGGCCCTGCTGAACTCTGTTATGAATCCAGTAATTTATTCCTATAAAGATGATGAGATGTGGGGTACCATGAAGAGAATGCTTTGCTGCTCCTCTGATGATAGGAACCAGGAGAGACGCTCATCACGAATCCCCTCAACTGTGCTTGGCAGGAGCACGGACACCACAGGGCAGTACATTGAAGATGGCATTATTCAAGGGACAATTTGTGGGAAAGGAGATCTTAGTGAAAACGGCAACTCCTGA